From Treponema sp. OMZ 787:
TTTCGGCCCCTTTTCTTTTTATAAAGCGGCAGTAAAATTAGCTGTACCTGTAATGGTACAGCTTTTTATTCAATCTCTGGTTTCTCTTATAGATAATTTTATGGTGGCAGACCTTGGCGACCTAAAGATGAGCGGGGTAAATGTTGCCAATCAAATTATCTTCGTATATATAACCGGCCTCAATATTCTTTGCAGTGCAGGCGGAATGTTTATGTCGCAGTACAACGGCACAAAGGATGAAGAAGGAATGCAGCAAGCCTACCGCTTTAAGCAGATATCGGGCCTTATCTTCGCTCTTGCTCTTCTTGCCGTATGTCTTACAGTTCCCGACCTTGTGTTAGGTCTTTTGGTAAGCGGCAATGCTGCAAAAAAAGAAATAGTCGAACAGGCCGTAATTTACAGCGATGTCATCCTCTTATCCTTTATTCCTACAGCCTTTTCGATAGGAATAGCATCTTCTTTCCGCGAGACGGGGAATGTAAAGGTGCCCATGTATATATCCCTTGTTTCGACCCTTATAAACACCCTCGGAAACTATATGCTCATATACGGAAATCTTGGAGCACCCAGGCTTGAGGTTGCAGGTGCTGCCTATGCGACGGTTATCGCCCGCTCGGCCGAACTTATAATCTTTGTGCTTTATGCCAAAAAAATTAAGCCTCTTTTCTATGTAAAGATAAAGGAGATGCTTAAAATAAAGCTTCATCTTTTCCATGAGATTTTTAAAAAGTCGGCCCTCATCTTTTTTGCCGATATGTCTTGGGTTATGAGCGAGATAGTAGCCACTGCCGTTTATAACAGCCGAGGAGGCCCTGAGGTTGTAGCCGGTATGTCTGCGGGCTGGACGATCGCCAACCTCTTCTTTTTGATTTTTCCCGCTATAGGCACTTCGGTGGGCGTTATAATAGGCGGTACCCTCGGACGGAATAATTTGGAAGAGGCAAGAGAGCAGGCGCGCTGGATTAAAAGCGGAGCTATCGCAATCGGGCTTGTAACAGCCGTTTTGGAGCTTTTTTCGATTATGCTGGTTCCGATTGTGTTTAGAAGTTTAAGCCCTGCATCCCATGAGGTTACAAGACTTCTTATAATCTTTATCGCTCTTTATATGCCTGTGTGGACTCTTCAAAACACCCAATATGCAATAGCCCGATCCGGAGGGGATGCCGTCATGGGCGTCTGGGTAGATACTACGGTAAATTTATTTTTATTTATGCCCTGTATGCTTTTATTGTATTATCTTACGGATTGGTCTTCGCCCGTGATGTATGCAATTGCAAAAATCACCAGCATAATGAAGGCCGTCTTTGCCGAAACCCAGCTGAAAAAAGAACGCTGGGTGAAAAATTTGACTCGGATAGAAAAATAAGGTTTGACAAAAAACTATTTGACATAAAAAAAAGAGCTTGGGTTTAAGATAAAACCGCAAGCTCTTTTTGCATTAATAGCTCTTTGAATCGCGTGAGCGTCTTGTTTTTTTCATAAGTTTTCGGCGGAGGGCCTTATTCTTTCTGTTTAAAACAGTGGAAGGTTTTTCGTAGAATTCCTTCTTTTTCCATTCTCGGATAATACCTTCTTTTTCGACTTGACGCTTAAATCTTTTGAGAGCTTTTTCAAGATGCTCTGAATCGTCAATTGTTACATATGCCATTTCTCTTTTCACCCCCTCCGGCTTTAGGATTAAAGGCTGATTATATAGAAATTATAAAAAGATGTCAATAGTATTATCAGGGCAAACACGGCTTACGCATGAAAAAAAAATAGCCGATATTTAAAGTATGAAAACATTAAAAGAATATTTTAACGAACTTAATGATAATCGTCAGTCGGGCAAAGTAAAGCATCTAATCAGCGAAATATTGGTAATAGCACTGTGTGCTGTTTGTAGCGGAGTTCAAACTGTATTTGAAATAGGGGAATTTGCCGAAGTAAAAAAGGATTGGCTAAAAAATGAGGTAGGACTCTTGTTAGAAAATGGCGTTCCTTCGCACGACACCATAGGAAGAGTCCTTGCGATGATTAATCCAAAACAATTTCAAAGCCTTTTTATCTCGTGGATTGAACAATCCCTTAATATTCCAGCAGGTTCATACATTCACATTGATGGAAAAACATTACGTGGAAGTGCAAGTGAACAAAGTAGAGGTATTCATTTGGTAAGTGCATTCGCTCACGAAGCGGGAGTTGTACTAGGACAAATAAAATGTGCTGAAAAATCGAATGAAATCACAGCAATTCCTGAACTCCTTAACCTTTTAAAACTAAAAAGCTCGATAATTACTATAGATGCCATGGGTTGTCAAAAAGAAATAGCAAAAGAAATCACAAAGAAAAAATGTGATTATGTATTGGCTCTAAAAGAAAATCAACCGGCAGCGTATAATGATGTAAAAGATTATTTTTCTATAGAAGATAAAGACTTTCAAAACACACTTTTAAGATTTGAAACCTTGGATATAGGGCATGGCAGAGAAGAAAAAAGAGAATACTTTCTTTCAACTAATATAAACTGGTTTGCAGATAAGAATAAATGGGCAAATTTAAAGAGTTTTGGAATGGTCAAAAGCACTGTAAGGTGCAAAGGTAAACAATACAGTGAAAAGCGTTACTTTATTAGCAGTATAGAGGATATAAATGAGTTTGTAACAGCTGTAAGAACACATTGGACAATAGAAAACACCTTACACTGGTCGCTGGATGTAATATTTAGAGACGATGAATGTCAAATTCGAGAAAAAAATACTGCTGAAAACATAGCAATTTTAAGGAGGATTTGCTTTAATCGAATGAAAATGTATCAAAACGGTAAAACTCTGAAAAGGAAGAAAATGCTTTGTACATTTGATGATTCATTTAGGTTCAACGTTTTATTTAGCTGAGGAATTCATGCGTAAGCCGTGCAGGGCAAACGCATCATAGTTTTATCTTCGCAAAAAACATAGGCTGTTCAACCCGCCTTTCGCCGCTATGCGGCTGCAAGAGGGGTATTCACAGCCTATTTTTTTGCTATTTTATTTACCCTCATGATGCGTTTGCCCTTTTTTGAAAAATATGCGAAATTTTGTTCAAAATTTCGCAAAGTAAAGAAGGCAACCGCTTCAGAAACATTACGGAGCGGTTGCCCTGATAGGATTATCTTTTGCCGGTTTTCCATCGGCTTGTCTTTTTTTTTGTTTTCGTATATAATGAAAGTCTAGCATATAATACACCTTTTCAAAAAGGAAAGCTCGTTCCGGAACTTTTTGAGGCATTTTGCATTTGCCGTTTTACTGACGATGCAAAGGAATTTATTTTGACTAATACCAAGATTAATGTTTTATCGCGTTTAGCCCTTTTGATTGTTGCAATAGTATGGGGAAGCTCCCTTGTTGTTGTAAGCGAAACTACCGATTTTTTTAAGCCCAATTTTTTGTTGGGTTTAAGGTTTTCTATTGCCTGCTTTTTGCTTTGTCTTGTTTTTTACAAAAAATTAAAACTTATCGACAGTGACTATCTTATAAAAGGAGGAATTGTCGGTTTCTTCCTTTTTATAGCTTATTCAAGCCAAACATTCGGAGTTACAACCGCAGGCGGTCTTCCGGGTAGAAGTGCCTTTCTTTCTGCTTCATACTGCGTAATCGTTCCGTTTTTGGGCTGGATTGTAAACAAGGTCAGGCCGGACAGGTACAATGCTTCTGCAGCTGTTTTGTGTATCTTGGGAATAGCTTTTGTTTCTTTTAAGGACTTGGTTCTTTCTTCTTCTGTAGGAATTACCCTCGGCGACTTTTATGCTCTTTTAAGCGGTCTTCTTTTTGCAAGTCACATTGTCAGTATTACACGCTTGAGTAAAAATAAGGATCCGATTTTGATGACCATTATACAATTCGGAGCGGCAGCAATCCTTTCATGGCTTGTTACCATTCTTTTTGAAGATAACAGCTCTATAGTGTGGTCTTATTCGTCGATAGGCTCGGTGCTCTATCTTTCAGCCATTTGTACAGGGCTTGCCCTTCTTTTGCAAAACATAGGACAGAAGCATACGGATGCTTCAAGTGCCGCCATTATTTTAGGGCTTGAATCCATCTTCGGCATAATTTTTTCGGTTATATTTAAGGGAGAGAGTCTGGATATTTATTCCGTTTTAGGATTTATTTTGATATTTATAGCAATAATAATTTCGGAAACAAAGCTTTCATTTTTAAAAAAGGCTAAAATTGAAGTAGAGATTGCACGGCTTACGCATGAAAAAAAATAGCCGATATTTAAAGTATGAAAACATTAAAAGAATATTTTAACGAACTTAATGATAATCGTCAGTCTGGCAAAGTAAAGCATCTAATCAGCGAAATATTGGTAATAGCACTGTGTGCTGTTTGTAGCGGAGTTCAAACTATATTTGAAATAGGGGAATTTGCCGAAGTAAAAAAGGATTGGCTAAAAAATGAGGTAGGACTATTGTTAGAAAATGGAGTTCCTTCGCACGACACCATAGGAAGAGTCCTTGCGATGATTAATCCCAAACAATTTCAAAACCTTTTTATCTCGTGGATTGAACAATCCCTTAATATTCCAGCAGGTTCATACATTCACATTGATGGAAAAACATTACGTGGAAGTGCAAGTGAACAAAGTAGAGGTATTCATTTGGTAAGTGCATTTGCTCACGAAGCGGGAGTTGTACTAGGACAAATAAAATGTGCTGAAAAATCGAATGAAATCACAGCAATTCCTGAACTCCTTAACCTTTTAAAACTAAAAAGCTCGATAATTACTATAGATGCCATGGGTTGTCAAAAAGAAATAGCAAAAGAAATCACAAAGAAAAAATGTGATTATGTATTGGCTCTAAAAGAAAATCAGCCGGCAGCGTATAATGATGTAAAAGATTATTTTTCTATAGAAGATAAAGACTTTCAAAACACACTTTTAAGATTTGAAACCTTGGATATAGGGCATGGCAGAGAAGAAAAAAGAGAATACTTTCTTTCAACTAATATAAACTGGTTTGCAGATAAGAATAAATGGGCAAATTTAAAGAGTTTTGGAATGGTCAAAAGCACTGTAAGGTGCAAAGGCAAACAATACAGTGAAAAGCGTTACTTTATTAGCAGTATAGAGGATATAAATGAGTTTGTAACAGCTGTAAGAACACATTGGACAATAGAAAACACCTTACACTGGTCGCTGGATGTAATATTTAGAGACGATGAATGTCAAATCAGGGAAAAAAATACTGCTGAAAACATAGCAATTTTAAGGAGGATTTGCTTTAATCGAATGAAAATGTATCAAAACGGTAAAACTCTGAAAAGGAAGAAAATGCTTTGTACTTTTGATGACTCCTTTAGGTTTAATGTTTTATTTAGCTAAGGAATTCATGCGTAAGCCGTGTAGAGATTGTTTCATAACTTGAAAAAGCTTTAAATTTTGTGTTATAATATACTTCCAAATTTATTAAACTGAGAGGTCTATATGAAAAACAATATTAGTTATTTTACATCAGAGTCGGTAAGCGAGGGGCATCCCGACAAGCTCTGCGATCAAATTTCGGATGCGGTTTTAGATGCTTGTTTAAAAGACGACCCTGAAAGTCATGTGGCCTGTGAAACCTATGCCTCTACTGCATTAGTGCTTGTAGGCGGAGAAATAACTACCAATACCTATGTAGATATTCAAGAGATTGCACGCACAATAGCTGAAGAAATCGGCTATACCAATACGGATTTCGGTTTGGACTGCCATTCTATGGCCGTTATGAATATGATTCACTCACAATCTCCCGACATTTCTCAGGGTGTAGACGGCACCGGCCTTGATGAATACAAGGGCCAGCAGGGTGCCGGCGATCAGGGTATGATGTTCGGCTTTGCCTGTAAGGAAACCCCTGAGCTTATGCCTGCTCCAATTATGTTTTCTCACTCGGTATTGAAATATGCTGCAAAGCTCAGAAAGGAAAAGGTTATTCCTTGGCTCAGACCCGATTCAAAGACTCAAATTACGGTAAAATATGAGGGTTTTAAGCCTATCAAGATAGATACTGTTGTGCTTTCTCATCAGCACTATCCGGATGTTCAATATGACGAATTAAAACATACTCTGATAAATCAGGTTATTAAGCCTGTTTTGGAGCCGACCGGTCTTTTGGCCGATGATACCAAGTACTTTATAAATCCTACAGGCCGCTTTGTTATAGGAGGGCCCTTCGGCGACACAGGCCTTACCGGACGAAAGATAATCGTAGACACCTACGGCGGAATGGGCAGGCATGGAGGAGGAGCTTTCTCAGGTAAGGATCCGTCAAAGGTTGACCGCTCGGCTGCCTACATGGCCAGATACATTGCAAAAAATGTGGTAGCTGCCGATCTTGCACGCCGCTGCGAAGTTCAGTTAGCTTATGCAATAGGTGTTCCCTTCCCGGTTGCCGTCAGAGTAGATACCTTCGGTACGGGCGAGGTTCCTGAAGAAAAAATAGAGAAGGCAATCAAAGAAGTTTTTGATATGACTCCGGCAGGCATTATAAAGACCTTGGATCTAAAACGCCCTATCTATAAGGAAACGGCAGCCTATGGTCATTTCGGCCGCCCCGAATTCTCGTGGGAAAAAACCGACAAGGCAGAAGCCTTAAAAAAGGCAATTAAATGAAAGTAATTGACGATTTTTTTAAAAGAAATAACTTTGATTATAAAATCGATATTGAATATGCATCTTCAATCCTTTTGGAAGATATGAAAAAAGGATTGGAGAGCAATTTTGAAACTGCCTCTTCCATGGACATGATTCCCTTATGGAAAAATCTTCCCGACAGTGTTCCAAAGGATAAAAAGGTTATTATAATAGATGCCGGAGGAACTAATTTTAGAGCAGGACTGGTATATTTTGATAAAAAAGGCGTACCTGAGATTATTTCTTTTTTTAAACATCCCATGCCGGCCATTGACAGGGAAATGACTAATGAGGAATTTTTTGACAGCATCGCAGAATACTTAGAGCCTCTAAGGGATGAGGCTGAAGTAATTTCTTTTTGCTTTTCCTATGCCGTAAAAATTTTTCCCGACGGAGGCGGCCAGGCTATTAAACTTTCCAAAGAAATAAAATTGCCCCATATCGCTGATTGCAAAATAAACGAAGGACTCTTGCAGGCTCTTTCGCGGAAAAATTGGACAAGGGTAAAGAAAGTTATAATGGTAAACGATACGGCTGCAGTTCTTCAATCGGGAATATTTTCAGAAACCAATGAGCAGAGATTCGATTCCCATGTAGGGATTGTTTTAGGAACAGGCCTAAATTCTGCATATATCGAGTATGATAAAATTGAAAAACTAAAGGATACCGAATTTTATAATAAACCTCAAATAATCGTATGCGAGTCGGGAAAGAGTAATAAGATTCCGCAAAGTAAATTCGATAAAAACCTCTCTGAAAATTCCAATTTAAAGAACGAGTATTTTTTGGAGAGAATGTGTTCAGGCCGTTATCTTGGAGAGCTTTGCTCCATCGCTTTAAGGACGGGGGCTGCCGAAGGTATTTTTTCGCCGCGTGCCAACAAGATGCTTTTAAATTCGCGGAATTTTTCAAGTGAGGAAATTTCCTTATTTTTAAAAGAACAAAATCACAAAAAAAATATCTTTTCCGATATAATCGATTCCGGGGCGGTTTCGGCTGACTATGTTAAAATCTATTTTATATGTAAATGCGTTTTTGAGAGGGCTGCAAGGCTTTCGGCTGCCGTAATTGGCGCTGCCTGTATAAAGACGGGAAAGGGTAAATCGCCGGATAGGCCTATCTGTGTAAGTGCCGACGGCTCGATGTTTTTAAAAGGCTTTTTGATTAAAGAAAGAATTTTTAAGAGTTTACACACCTGTTTAACCGAAAAAAAGGGCATTTACTTTGTGCTCAAAACAAATGATGATGCTGTAACCTTGGGTACGGCTCTTGCAGCTTTTTTAAATTAAATAATAAATACCGATTTTTTTTAATATATTGACATTTTATTTTCTTTTTGTTAGACTCTCCCCCGATAGATTTTTGATTTGAAAATTCTATTTTTTAGCTTAATTAAATTTAAAAGGAGAGTTTATGAAAAAACATCTCATGGTAATTGTAACGGGAGCTGTTATAGGTATTGCCGCTCTTGTATTGGTAAGGTTTGGAAACCCTGGGAACATGGGTTTTTGTATTGCTTGTTTTTTGCGTGACATTGCCGGAGCATTGAAACTGCACAATGCCGGTGTTGTTCAGTACATGAGGCCTGAGGTAATAGGTCTTGTTATCGGTGCCTTTGTGCTGGCTGTTGCAAAAAAAGAATTTAAGCCTAGAGGCGGTTCTGCTGCCTTTACACGATTTACCCTCGGTTTCTTTGTTATGATCGGAGCCTTGGTATTTTTGGGCTGCCCCTTGAGAATGTTTTTACGCTTGGGTGCGGGAGATTTAAATGCGATTTTCGGTTTAATCGGTTTTGTTGTAGGAATCGTAATCGGTATCTTCTTCTTGAACAAGAATTTCTCGCTTAACAGGGCTTATAATCAGTCAAAGCAGGAAGGTGTAATTCCCATAATCTTTATGATCGTTTTCTTTATTCTTTTGGTTGCCTTCCCCTCAGTTCTTGCTTTCAGCGAAAAAGGCCCCGGCTCTATGAAGGCTCCGATCTTCTTGGCCTTGGCTATAGGTCTTGTTGTAGGCGGTCTTGCTCAAAGAAGCAGAATGTGTACGGCAGGCGGTATCCGCGATGCAATCATGCTTAAAGATTTCCACCTCTTGTGGGGAAGCCTTACTGTTCTTGTAACCGTATTGGTTGGTTCTTTCATTTTAGGCAAATTCAACCTAGGTTTTGCAGGTCAGCCTGTTGCTCATACAGACGGCTTGTGGAATGCCCTCGGAATGGTTTTGGTAGGCTGGGCAAGCGTTCTCTTAGGCGGATGTCCTTTAAGACAGCTTATCCTAACAGGCGAAGGAAACAGCGACTCGGCAGTTACGGTTGTAGGCCTTATAGCAGGAGCTGCCTTTGCTCATAACTTCGGCCTTGCTTCTTCTCCCAAAGGACCGACAAGTGCCGGTATGATAGCTGTTGTTGTAGGTTTGATTCTTACAGCCTTTGTAAGTATCTATTATTCTTTGAAGAATAAATAAGTTTTTAATTATAAGGAAAAATTATGTCTGATATTATTGTAGATGCTCGAGGACTTGCTTGTCCTGAGCCGGTTGTTTTAACTAAAAAAGCTCTTGCTGCAAATTCTGCATTTGTTGTATTGGTTGATAACGAAACATCAAAAGAAAATATAAAACGCTTTTGCGATAATTCGAAGGCTCAAACAAAGATTGAACCTACTGATGACGGCTGGAAAATAGCCGTGTCAAAATAATGAAAGAGTATTTAATTACCTTTCATACGCATTACGATTCTCTTGTCTGCATGAGGGCTGTCAACAAAACTGATAGTGCTGCGTCAGGAGAATTGACTGCAAAATTGATTCCCGTGCCGCGCTCGGTAAGTTCAAGCTGCGGCACTGCATTAAAATTAATTTTTAAAGAAGGTGCTTCCTTTGATAAGGATTATTTTAGTCAATTTGATTACGACTCTTTTTATTTTTTAGGTGAAGACGGTAAGTACGTTGAAGTGTGATAGTGCGATTAAACTTGGCAGTATTATGAGTCATCCGTTTTGGAGAAGCTCATCAATACTGCCTTTTCTTTTTAGTATTGTTTTACTTTGTTTTTAATGCATCTAATTTGTGTTTTAATTCTTCGATGGCGTTTTCTATTTCCTGATAAGTTTCTAAACTTTCAAGAAGATCTTTTCCTTCAGTAATGATTTTTTCCAGCTTTTTTTGTTCAGCCTTTTTGTAGTTTTCGGGATTTTTATATGTTTCAAGCTCTTTTATTGAAGCGTCCAGCGTTAAGGCATGAAGAACCGCCATTTTTACAGCCAGAGAAGATGCTGATGCTCCTCCGACAACATCGGGGCCTGCTTTTCCGGGAATGCCTACATTTATTTTTTTTACATCATTTAAGGTTTTGTTCTTATATTTATCAAAACCTTTGTCTGCTAAAAACTTTTTCCAATAGATTTTGTTTGTTCCTGCGCTTCCGCTAATATCCGCTTCTATTGATGCATCGGTATTTTTTTCATCATCGCTTACTTTGATGATTTTGCCTTGGGCATCAATTTCTACGTCGATACATACGGAATATCCGTATTCAAAATGAGGGCCGGCTGAGGGCGAGCCTTTTACCTTTGCTGTACCATAAAGTATTATATTCGGTTCTGAGGCAAAAGCAAATACCAAAAGAGCCGATGCAAATAATACTATAGCTCTTACCTTTTTACTCATCTTCATAATTTCCTCCTGAATGAGATTCTGTTGGTGGGAGTATACAGTTATAAAATTAAATTTGCAATACCCCTTTTTTATCTTGACCATAATTTAAAATTATGTAATACTACTTCTCGGAGGCGTGAAGATGAGCTGTTCATTTATTAATGAAAATTTCGATTTATTAAAAGCTGCAAAGAATCCTGGCTGAGGTGCAAAACTGAGTGCGGGTGCACTCGATAAACTTTTAAAACATTTTTCCGTAAGGAATGACGATAATTTACTCGTAGGTTTTAATACTTCCGATGATGCCGCCGTATATAAGATAAATGACGAAACGGCTCTTATTTCTACCATAGATTTTTTTCCGCCTGTTTCGGGTGATCCCTACATGTTCGGACAAATTGCCGCCGCAAATTCTTTAAGCGATATTTACGCGATGGGCGGTGAGCCCAAGCTGGCACTAAATCTTTTTTGTATAACCAAGGATATGCCTGAGGACATGATAAAAGAAATTTTACGCGGAGGCTTTGACAAGGTTTATGAGGCCGGGGCCATTGTCTGCGGCGGGCATACAATCTATGACGATTCGCCTAAATACGGTTTGGCTGTAAACGGCTTTGTTCACCCAAAAAAGATTTTGGAAAATTCGACTGCAAAGGAAGGCGATGTTTTAATTTTAACAAAGCCGATAGGAACGGGTGTATTGCTTACGGCTTCAAAGGCCGATATGTCGCCGCCCGAGGAGCTTGACCGCTGTTATAAGATTATGGCTTTTTTAAATGCTAAGGCCCGCGACATCATGGTAAAATATAGGATAAACGCCTGTACCGATATTACAGGCTTCGGCCTACTCGGTCATCTTTACGAGATGGGGAAGGGGAGCGGTATGAGCATTGAGATAGATTATAAATCCATTCCTATTTATGAGTCTGTTATTGAAAGTGCTCAAATGGGATTTTTACCTGCCGGAGTTTATACCAATAGGACTTTTGTAGGGGACAATGTTGCCTTTGAAAATGTCCCCCTTGCCTACCAAGACCTGATGTTCGATCCTCAAACTTCGGGCGGGCTTTTAATTTCGGTAGACAAGGAAGATGCCGCGGCTCTTTACGATGAGCTGTCACGAGCTATGGCAGACACTCCTTGCGGAAAGCCTGCCATCATAGGTCTTGTGACCAAGCGTGATGATAAAATCCTTAGAGTGAGTTAGTGCTTTAAGGTAAGCAGCTCCTTAATTGCATTTACTGTGTTTTCTATTTCCTCTTCGATTGTAAAAGGCCCTGTAGAAAACCTTACCGTGCCTTGCGGAAATGTTCCTATTGACTTATGGGCCGAGGGAGAGCAGTGTAGGCCGCATCGGGTAAGGATGCCGTATTTTTCTTCCAGGATGGAGCCGGCTTCAGCATTGTCCATAAATTCCGAAAAGTCTATGGAAACTATTCCGACCCTGTTTTCAGGAGACGCTCCGCCTGCAATTTTTATTGGAAGGTCTTTTATTCCGTCCAAAAATAGTTTTAGTAATTTTTCTTCCCGGGTGTGGATGTTGTTTATGCCCAAGGAATGAAGCCATTTTAGGCTGTGGTAAAGTCCAGCAATTCCGATTATGTTTTGAGTGCCTGCCTCGAATCTGTCAGGCATAAAAGAAGGTGTTACTTCTGAATCGGAAGCACTGCCTGTTCCTCCCGTGATAAGAGGTTCAACTCTTTTTGCAAATTCTTTATCGAATAGGATGCCGCCTGTTCCCTGAGGTCCGAGTAAGCCCTTGTGCCCCGTAAAACAAAAAGCCGCCGGTTTTATTTTTTCTAAATCGACAGGAAAGTGGCCTGCACTTTGGGCTCCGTCTATTACCAGCGGAATATTGTGCTTTTTTAGGATTGAGGCGATTTCTTCTATCGGCTGAATAAAACCTGTTACATTTGAAGCATGAGAAAAAACGGCAAGGCGTGTTTCGGGCCTTATCATAGATTCGATTGAGTCTATATCTACGACAGCTCGGTCATTTTTTAGGTCTGCCGGTACCCTGTCTATTTGGATCCCGAATTTTTCCATTTGAACCAAGGGTCTCATGACGGCATTATGCTCGAAGGAGCTTGTTAAAACTCTGTCACCAGATTGCAGAAATCCCTTAATAATATAGTTTAAACTTGCTGTAACTCCCGAGGTGAAAATAACATGGGTGGCAGGCTGAAAATTAAAGACCTTACACAAGAGTTCCCTTGTGTCGATAACGGCTAGGCCTGCTTCTTCCGTTTCGGTGTAGGTGCTGCGGTTGATGTTTCCCGTTCCCATATTAACAGCCATTGCAAGAGCTTGATCAAGGCCGGGAGCCTTAGGAAAAGCTCCGGCCGCATTGTCTAAAAAAATACGCTTCTTCATGGAGGCTATTCTAGCGTAAATAGTTTTTTAAGTCAATTGAAAGGGGATGTCAATTACAGAGCTGCTACGGATCAGGGCAACCGCACCAGAAAAAATAAAAGTAAAAAATTAAACTAAGAACCCGATATAAATAATTGAGTGGTATATTTATGGAAATAAAAGAAGCCTTATCACAAATAAGCGATTT
This genomic window contains:
- the metK gene encoding methionine adenosyltransferase codes for the protein MKNNISYFTSESVSEGHPDKLCDQISDAVLDACLKDDPESHVACETYASTALVLVGGEITTNTYVDIQEIARTIAEEIGYTNTDFGLDCHSMAVMNMIHSQSPDISQGVDGTGLDEYKGQQGAGDQGMMFGFACKETPELMPAPIMFSHSVLKYAAKLRKEKVIPWLRPDSKTQITVKYEGFKPIKIDTVVLSHQHYPDVQYDELKHTLINQVIKPVLEPTGLLADDTKYFINPTGRFVIGGPFGDTGLTGRKIIVDTYGGMGRHGGGAFSGKDPSKVDRSAAYMARYIAKNVVAADLARRCEVQLAYAIGVPFPVAVRVDTFGTGEVPEEKIEKAIKEVFDMTPAGIIKTLDLKRPIYKETAAYGHFGRPEFSWEKTDKAEALKKAIK
- a CDS encoding DMT family transporter; translated protein: MPVFHRLVFFFVFVYNESLAYNTPFQKGKLVPELFEAFCICRFTDDAKEFILTNTKINVLSRLALLIVAIVWGSSLVVVSETTDFFKPNFLLGLRFSIACFLLCLVFYKKLKLIDSDYLIKGGIVGFFLFIAYSSQTFGVTTAGGLPGRSAFLSASYCVIVPFLGWIVNKVRPDRYNASAAVLCILGIAFVSFKDLVLSSSVGITLGDFYALLSGLLFASHIVSITRLSKNKDPILMTIIQFGAAAILSWLVTILFEDNSSIVWSYSSIGSVLYLSAICTGLALLLQNIGQKHTDASSAAIILGLESIFGIIFSVIFKGESLDIYSVLGFILIFIAIIISETKLSFLKKAKIEVEIARLTHEKK
- the yedE gene encoding YedE family putative selenium transporter; the protein is MKKHLMVIVTGAVIGIAALVLVRFGNPGNMGFCIACFLRDIAGALKLHNAGVVQYMRPEVIGLVIGAFVLAVAKKEFKPRGGSAAFTRFTLGFFVMIGALVFLGCPLRMFLRLGAGDLNAIFGLIGFVVGIVIGIFFLNKNFSLNRAYNQSKQEGVIPIIFMIVFFILLVAFPSVLAFSEKGPGSMKAPIFLALAIGLVVGGLAQRSRMCTAGGIRDAIMLKDFHLLWGSLTVLVTVLVGSFILGKFNLGFAGQPVAHTDGLWNALGMVLVGWASVLLGGCPLRQLILTGEGNSDSAVTVVGLIAGAAFAHNFGLASSPKGPTSAGMIAVVVGLILTAFVSIYYSLKNK
- the rpsU gene encoding 30S ribosomal protein S21; amino-acid sequence: MAYVTIDDSEHLEKALKRFKRQVEKEGIIREWKKKEFYEKPSTVLNRKNKALRRKLMKKTRRSRDSKSY
- a CDS encoding ISAs1 family transposase yields the protein MKTLKEYFNELNDNRQSGKVKHLISEILVIALCAVCSGVQTIFEIGEFAEVKKDWLKNEVGLLLENGVPSHDTIGRVLAMINPKQFQNLFISWIEQSLNIPAGSYIHIDGKTLRGSASEQSRGIHLVSAFAHEAGVVLGQIKCAEKSNEITAIPELLNLLKLKSSIITIDAMGCQKEIAKEITKKKCDYVLALKENQPAAYNDVKDYFSIEDKDFQNTLLRFETLDIGHGREEKREYFLSTNINWFADKNKWANLKSFGMVKSTVRCKGKQYSEKRYFISSIEDINEFVTAVRTHWTIENTLHWSLDVIFRDDECQIREKNTAENIAILRRICFNRMKMYQNGKTLKRKKMLCTFDDSFRFNVLFS
- a CDS encoding ISAs1 family transposase: MKTLKEYFNELNDNRQSGKVKHLISEILVIALCAVCSGVQTVFEIGEFAEVKKDWLKNEVGLLLENGVPSHDTIGRVLAMINPKQFQSLFISWIEQSLNIPAGSYIHIDGKTLRGSASEQSRGIHLVSAFAHEAGVVLGQIKCAEKSNEITAIPELLNLLKLKSSIITIDAMGCQKEIAKEITKKKCDYVLALKENQPAAYNDVKDYFSIEDKDFQNTLLRFETLDIGHGREEKREYFLSTNINWFADKNKWANLKSFGMVKSTVRCKGKQYSEKRYFISSIEDINEFVTAVRTHWTIENTLHWSLDVIFRDDECQIREKNTAENIAILRRICFNRMKMYQNGKTLKRKKMLCTFDDSFRFNVLFS
- a CDS encoding hexokinase family protein, which encodes MKVIDDFFKRNNFDYKIDIEYASSILLEDMKKGLESNFETASSMDMIPLWKNLPDSVPKDKKVIIIDAGGTNFRAGLVYFDKKGVPEIISFFKHPMPAIDREMTNEEFFDSIAEYLEPLRDEAEVISFCFSYAVKIFPDGGGQAIKLSKEIKLPHIADCKINEGLLQALSRKNWTRVKKVIMVNDTAAVLQSGIFSETNEQRFDSHVGIVLGTGLNSAYIEYDKIEKLKDTEFYNKPQIIVCESGKSNKIPQSKFDKNLSENSNLKNEYFLERMCSGRYLGELCSIALRTGAAEGIFSPRANKMLLNSRNFSSEEISLFLKEQNHKKNIFSDIIDSGAVSADYVKIYFICKCVFERAARLSAAVIGAACIKTGKGKSPDRPICVSADGSMFLKGFLIKERIFKSLHTCLTEKKGIYFVLKTNDDAVTLGTALAAFLN
- a CDS encoding MATE family efflux transporter: MFTNLRHKYFGPFSFYKAAVKLAVPVMVQLFIQSLVSLIDNFMVADLGDLKMSGVNVANQIIFVYITGLNILCSAGGMFMSQYNGTKDEEGMQQAYRFKQISGLIFALALLAVCLTVPDLVLGLLVSGNAAKKEIVEQAVIYSDVILLSFIPTAFSIGIASSFRETGNVKVPMYISLVSTLINTLGNYMLIYGNLGAPRLEVAGAAYATVIARSAELIIFVLYAKKIKPLFYVKIKEMLKIKLHLFHEIFKKSALIFFADMSWVMSEIVATAVYNSRGGPEVVAGMSAGWTIANLFFLIFPAIGTSVGVIIGGTLGRNNLEEAREQARWIKSGAIAIGLVTAVLELFSIMLVPIVFRSLSPASHEVTRLLIIFIALYMPVWTLQNTQYAIARSGGDAVMGVWVDTTVNLFLFMPCMLLLYYLTDWSSPVMYAIAKITSIMKAVFAETQLKKERWVKNLTRIEK